Within Vicia villosa cultivar HV-30 ecotype Madison, WI linkage group LG1, Vvil1.0, whole genome shotgun sequence, the genomic segment CAGAACCTGCGACAATGAGGTTACGATCCTAGATATTTTTTGGACCCATCAATATTCGATAAAGTTGTTCAGCACGTTCCCGACAATACTCCTTCTCGATTCTAACTACAATACCAACAAGTATAGACTTTCATTATTTGAGATGGTGGGTGTTACATCCACCGAGAAGACATACGCTATTAGTTTATCTTATTTGGAGTATGAAAAAAAGGATAATTTTAGGTGGGCAATAGAGGTGTTTCGGTCACTTTTGAAGGAACAAGTCGAGATGCCTAAGACGATTGTTATAGACCGTGATACCGCATTGATGAATACAGTGACAAAGgtattttcttcttctaattcattactttgtcgatatcacataacatgtaatgtgagaagtaaaGTTAAACTCGCGGTAGGGACGAAACAAGTAAAGACCGAAGGTGGAGAATCAGTGGAGTCTAGTGTGATTGTTGAAtaaataatggatgcatggagTCGTATTATAAATTCTTCGACAAAAGAATTATATTCCGATTTCGTCATTCAATTTCTGAAAGTCTGTGAAAAGTATCctaatttattgaaatatgttgaaagcaccattcttgataAGGTGAAGGAGAAGTTTGTGTGTGCGTGGACTAATAATGTCCGACACCTTGGGAATACAACCACAAAGAGAGTTGAGTCAGCACATGCTAGTTTAAAAAATTGGTTGGCTAATAGCAATGGTGACTTGTGTTGAGATTGGGACACCGTCAATCTCATGATTAAAAACCAACACAATGAAATACAAACCATATTTGGTCGGAGCATTACGGTGTTGGAACATCGATTTAGGGACAACATTCTTTATTCTTAATTGATCGTTAATATGTCTCAGGCCGGGTTGAACTATATTTTTCACGAGGCCAAACGAGGTGAAACTGTCGGTTCCGATATCGTAAAGTGTGATTTCATTATTACTAGAATGTATGGTCTCCCGTGTGATTGTGTTATTGCTAAAAAGGTAAAACTAGGCGAGCCTATAAGAATGGACGAAGTTATCCCTCATTGgaaaagacttagttttgatgatgatggttgcatcGAAGGAGAAAAATCGAATATCTCTATTACTTCCGAATTGGAAGCGATAAAAGAGAGGTTTACGAAGGTCAGTGACAACCTGAAATTACACATCGAAGAACAATTGCGGAAGATTGGATATCCCAAAACAATCGACATGAAACTGCcttctcaaccggttaagacaaAGGGTGCTCCGAAGAAATTGAAGCCTACACCAAATGACAACTCGACTACACGGGCTCCTTCATATAGTGAGCACGTCAATAAACTTTTTCCCGACTCACCGACTCCAAAATCTCCAAAatctcaaacaagttcaaacaagggaGCTCGTATAAGCAAACCACCTCCGACACCTATTCCGCCGAAAATTCCAGTCACCGAAGAGATGCCTATACCGCCAAAAATTCCATTCATCAACGAGATGTCGGTTTTTATGCTTCCTTATATTGAGCGGATCATCAATGTTGCGGGGGACGTTAATTGCGGTTACCGTACCGTCTCGGCATTGCTTGGTAATGGAGAGGATAGCCATACGTTTTTACGTCATCAACTTATCAAAGAGTTTAAGACGCATAAAGAATCATACACACGGTTATATGGAGAGGAAGTTAAATTTGAAGCGATTAACGAAGCTCTTGTTCCTTGGTTGGGTGCTTACGCATCGGTATCAAAATGGATGAGATTCCAAGAAATGGGACATCTTACTAATTAAATGCGCGTATGATAGGGTGTGCATTGACTTGATGCattatggttttttgaaaaccttTTTCCCGCTCCGCACTGCACCGCCTACAAATCCAAATGATCGCATCATGTGTATTAGATGGCTTTCAAAAACGAGTCACTTTGTGCAAGCTTACTTGAAATTGGGATGCCCCATACCACCTACGTCGCCGGAATGAGCGCTTCATCATTCTGAAGATGCCGAGACGTGGCCGGATCtttttgttgataggatgcaAGAATTTGAAAGATTAAACAACATCGAGAAGGAAACGAATAAGGAAAAGTTAAAATTGaaaccaccaatagatttagccgaTAATAGTTCTTTTGATGTGTTTTGTAATTTCAAAGTGTAATGTCCGCATTCTTaaacattgcaatataatcatttttttgtcaattataaatTCTTATGGAAGGTTTAGtttgatgtttatgtttttttttaaattttggacTACATTATAATTCTGTTACGCTAAATAAACTAACAGGAAaattttcgtagatgtatctacgaaaggATCAAAATTTGCAAATTATGGGTATTTTCCGTAGATATACCCACAGAACCAAAATATTTGTGTTCCTTCTGTGGATATACCTACGTTCTGGGTGGTCCATATTCACTTACgttttctataaatttggggtttctaatattgtatttcacacaaacacaaaaatgtctcaaTTTGAGTACAACGTCCATTGGTATGTCGCAAGTGTCTCCTACTCCGAAGTTAGAACAACGGACGGACGTTCAAACTCAACGAGTACATCTCCCTCGACGTTATCATTGACGAAATTCACTAACGCATACCTTACAATGACAAACGGAAGATTGTGAAGGTCGGGTATCGTTCCCCTTCATTTGACAACAGAGAGAACATCGTTTACAGCAACATTGAGTTCAAGAAACGAGAGAATGTTTTGGCAATGTGGCGAACGTATTTCGGTTTCTAAGAGAAAATTCCACTCGAGTTCGTAGCGACAAAGCAAAGAACGGTCGAGCAAATCTTAGAGATGTGCAAGCGTCCACCGGGCTATTgagatgtaatatttaatttgttGTTGATATTATCAATGTAATGTCGATTTTATTCTATGAATGTTATTTTTATCCCCCTTGCAATGTTGATTTCCTGATTATTCTGTGTTTGGATTATTTTGTATGTATGCATACGAAAGTgttccgtatatgcatctacggaaggtttTCACGCAAATGTAAAAAAATGTGCTTTCGAAGGTACATCTATGAAAACAAATGGACATTATTGAAAGCACACATGATGTCTAAGAGACCTAGGGATAAGTAGAGTTGTCAAATGGGTTGGCCCGCCCTAACCCGCTTCGGCCCGGTGGGCCAATGTGTTTAAATGAGCTTCGGCCCAGTGGGCCAATGTGTTTGAATGAGCTAACCCGGCCCGACCTGATTGCTTAATGAGCCACATAAAATAAGTCCGACCCATTTTTCTAAGGCACGTGCGGCCCGATGGGCCATCCCGACCTGTATAtcaatattatagttttaattttataaaaaggataTAATGGATAAATGCAACACAACATAAGTAGAGAGTCATCATAAATGTATATAAGTGAGTTAGCCCGACCTGATTGCTTAATGAGCCACATAAAATGGGTATGGCCCATTTTTCAAAGGCACGTGCGGCCCGATGGATCATCCCGACCtgtatttcaatattatagttttaattttataaaaaggataTAATGGATAAATGCAACACAACATAAGTAGAGAGTCATCATAAACGTATAGAAGtgatgtttaatatatatatataccacaaAATCATACATGTAAAAGTACATaataacttaatattatcaccaatacttatcaaattttctctccatctcacaaccatttccttgatcacatcatcttgaaagtatatcttcatcttctttaacttttctttatcacttgaaaacacatttatgaaatcatatcttatctcaatcttttttcccaaaatttaccaaaatctatTTTTAATGGGTCAGCCCGAAGTCCGCTTGAACCGGCCCAACCCAACCCATAAAAAACATAGGCCCGATGGGCTGACCCAAAAAAATAGGGTCGTATTTTTTTTAAGATATTTTACGGCCCGACTTGCGCTAAATTGTCGAGCTTTATGGACCAGTCCGATGGACGGAGtctattttgacagctctaggaATGTAGTTAGAGTTtctctaatatttttaaaatttatttataaataagatTTTAAATAAGAATTTTAATGTGACATTAATTAAATGTCAATTTTTAGGGATAGTAGATAAAAACAaggcaaaatatcctttttggtcccttatgttaacctcgaggttcattttggtcccttaacttcaaaaagtgtcatattggtcccttaactcttcaaaaggtgtcattttagtcctttttgtcatattagcgacgaaaatagcgaccaatttttgagtttttccgtcgctaatgtgacaaaaaggactaaaatgacaccttttgaagagttaagggaccaatgtgacactttttgaagttaagggaccaaaatgaaccccggagttaacataaaggaccaaagagtattttgcctaaaaacaatattttattgaattggttagtatttaaaatttttacgtaattaaataaaaaagtaaGAAAAATGTAAAAGAGTGGCATTAATGCTGGGGAAGTGCGCATATCTACTGTCTCAGAGTAATCAAGTATCATTTTTCAACAAGTCACCTCAAACAAGAAAGAAAAGGATAGTTGATTGAGTTTAGTTAGTTTCCAGCTCAAACATGGAAGGCAAGAAAGAGACGGTGAAGAAGACGGTTCCATCACAACTCTCCAATGTTGATGTCAAACACTACTCTTCGCCTGATGAGACCTTCTACGTCAAACTCACTGACTTGTTGGACTCTTCTGGATACAATCTCATGTAACtcatttcttcaatctgcttctCATTTTCCCTTTAGCCCTATTAAGTTTTAAATATGCATTTGCATGTGTCTTTAGCTAGGGTTATTTTcggtattttttttatcattctgTTTGGTTGCTAAAAAATTTCATGCTTTAAGTTTAGTCGGTTTGTATGCTCAAAACTGAAATGTGTTATTATTTGTTCCTCTTTATAAGTTTGGTGTGAAGAatgttattatatataatttttgttatGAAATGTTTTGATTCTACTTGACAGTTTGAATGTCCGAGAAACATCCTTGGACTTGTACCTCTTTTACTTGGAGGTTACCAAAAGAGGAGGTTATCACCAGGTACTTGTCTTGTCTGGTTTTATGTATCCAAATAAATATGTCTCAGATGTTCAAATTCAATCTATTGATTCTGTTGAATGTTTTCAGGTTggtaaagaaaagaaatggggtgAAATTGTGTCTGCTCTTAAACTGGAAGGAAACAATGCAAAGTTATGTCTTCAACTTGAAAAGCTTTATGCAAAGCTTCTATACAAATTTGAGAAACTTTACTTCTACACGTTCCCTGATTCTCAAACTCCAACTGTCACCACCAAAGGT encodes:
- the LOC131653062 gene encoding uncharacterized protein LOC131653062, which gives rise to MVGVTSTEKTYAISLSYLEYEKKDNFRWAIEVFRSLLKEQVEMPKTIVIDRDTALMNTVTKAGLNYIFHEAKRGETVGSDIVKCDFIITRMYGLPCDCVIAKKVKLGEPIRMDEVIPHWKRLSFDDDGCIEGEKSNISITSELEAIKERFTKVSDNLKLHIEEQLRKIGYPKTIDMKLPSQPVKTKGAPKKLKPTPNDNSTTRAPSYSEHVNKLFPDSPTPKSPKSQTSSNKGARISKPPPTPIPPKIPVTEEMPIPPKIPFINEMSVFMLPYIERIINVAGDVNCGYRTVSALLGNGEDSHTFLRHQLIKEFKTHKESYTRLYGEEVKFEAINEALVPWLGAYASVSKWMRFQEMGHLTN